The following are encoded together in the Sphaerodactylus townsendi isolate TG3544 linkage group LG14, MPM_Stown_v2.3, whole genome shotgun sequence genome:
- the LOC125443900 gene encoding metallothionein A: MDPDCPCAAGGSCTCAGSCKCKNCKCTSCKKSCCSCCPAGCNNCAKGCVCKEPKSSKCSCCN; the protein is encoded by the exons ATGGATCCTGACTGCCCCTGCGCTGCTG GTGGTTCCTGCACCTGTGCTGGTTCCTGCAAATGCAAAAATTGCAAATGCACTTCCTGCAAAAAAA GCTGCTGTTCCTGTTGCCCAGCTGGCTGCAACAACTGTGCCAAGGGCTGCGTCTGCAAAGAGCCAAAGTCAAGTAAATGCAGCTGTTGCAACTAA